One genomic window of [Clostridium] scindens ATCC 35704 includes the following:
- a CDS encoding MmcQ/YjbR family DNA-binding protein — MTERKDVISHCLTYKSVYEDYPFRDKNWCVIRHRENRKVFAWIFDREGYVWVNVKCDPQWRDFWRTAYDSVVPAYHLNKAHWNSIILDGTIPEKEIRRMIGESYDLTKKERKG, encoded by the coding sequence GTGACGGAGAGAAAAGACGTTATCTCCCACTGTCTGACATATAAGAGCGTCTATGAGGATTATCCTTTCCGGGATAAGAATTGGTGCGTGATCCGCCACAGAGAGAATCGGAAGGTATTTGCCTGGATATTTGACAGGGAGGGCTATGTGTGGGTCAATGTAAAATGTGATCCCCAGTGGAGAGACTTCTGGAGGACGGCCTACGATTCTGTGGTTCCGGCCTACCATTTAAATAAAGCGCACTGGAATTCGATCATTCTGGATGGAACGATTCCGGAAAAAGAGATCAGAAGGATGATCGGGGAGAGTTACGACCTGACAAAGAAAGAGAGGAAGGGATAA